The genomic interval CTGGAAAGAGCAGCCCAGTGCGGTAGTTCAGGACAATTTCTCGAATGCCGCTCTGCTCGGAAGCAATCACGGGAATGCCATGCCCCATTGCTTCTACGGGCGGAAACGCAAAATCTGCATCTACACGGGGAAAAATCAAGGCTCTGGCATCGGCGTAAATTTTCGCCATTTCGTCTTCTGGTACTGTTTTCAGGAAACGGGTCGTTGGGTTGGCAATCCCCTGCAACCGCTCAGCATCATCACCCGTGCCAATAATCCATAGGGGACGATCGAGGCGGTGACAAGCTTCAATGACCAGATCGACCTGATGGGAACGGGTCAGAGGCCCTACGTAAAGGTAGTACTGATTTCCGATTTGCCCTTCTGCTTCAACTTTGACGGGAGGTGGAATGACTTCTACCGGACGGCGATAAAACTTTTTGATGCGGCGGGCAACAATTTCTGAGGTGGTAACGAAGCGATCAACCCGTTGGGCAGCCTGAAAGTCATACTGCCTCAGGCTGCTGTCTACCCAGATGTCATACCAGGTGCGATGGGGAGCATGGGTAGCGGGTTCCCATAGATAACGGGGAGGGGTGTGGCAATAGCTAACATGCAGGGTATCTGGGCGTGTTAATACCGCTTTGCTCAGGTAGTTGCTGGAGGAAGAGATAACCAGATCAAAGCTAGATAAATTCAGGGATTCCCAGAAAAAGGGCAACAGGGGACGCAGCCTGTGATGTTGATGCGTGATGGCGGGTAATCGCTGTGCCCAGGTAGGGCGAATATCCCAATCCTTGAAATGGGCGATCGCGCTTCCCAACTCTTGTCGATCAATAAATGCCGTATAGACAGGCGCATCGGGATACATCCGGTGCAGCACTCGCAAAATCCGCTCGGCGTCTCCATACTCCTGGAGACAGTCGTGAACTAACGCAACTCTCATAGCAATTGATGCCTCCAGATCGAGCACCCGGATCGCAATTTTTTGGAAAAAACCAGGAAGCTTACCTGTCCTAACTCATTCTTAAATCAGTATCTTTCGGTTTAGGTCAGCTTTCTGATTCAAAGAGTTTTCCCTGTAACGCCAGAACCGAGCAAGGCGCATGGTGCAAAACGTAGTTACTGGCACTGCCTAAAAATAATTCGCTCAACCCAGAGTGCCCTCGACGCCCCACCACAATTAAATCCGCTTCCCAGGTAGTCGCAACCTTACAAATGACCCGACCCGGATCACCCGTATTTTGACTGAACTCCGCAGTTACTCCCGCTGCCAACGCCCGATCGCTGAGCTGTTGCAACAGCTTCAAACCTGATTTCTCTAAGTCTTTCCATTGCTGAGCAAACAGCATCACCGCTTCTTCATTTCCTAAATAAAGGCTATCTGTTCTGGGGAATATGGCTGGCAGGGGGTAGCCTTCCTCCATTGGGGTAAGAACATGCAATAAAAGCAAGGCTGCATTCATTGTTTTTGCTAGGGATAATGCTTCTTCAAAGATGTGATCACCGATCGGTGAGTCATCTAACGCAACGAGAATCTTTTGAAACATAAATCTCCTGAAAAAGTTTTGAGATGAAATGCAATGGGTGGTGTAGCGCTTAAGAGCAGGAATCCTGGTAGAGACGTGATTAATTGTATCCCCACAAGATAGAATCGTGTCTTTACAAAGGATGCGTCGATACGGGTGGAGGGGGATAAATTTTAGAGGCGATTATTTATACCATTTTAGATTGTAAATTCTAGACCGTTGTTTGTGTAAGCCCTCAGAACTAAGCCTTTCAAAGAATTATCTAAAACATCGGTGATTCAAATTCCAGAAATTGAGTTGCTTCAGGTTGAGCTTACAAGGCTGTGGTACTTCCAGAATAGAAAACCGACTTCTTGACCGCCGTTTTAGGGATTGCTTTAAACCCCTTAGGAACAAGAATTAAATAACATCGACTTTTGTAGGTTGGGTTGAGTCTGCGAAACCCAACATCTGCGGGGGGGTTGGGTTTCATACTTCAACCCAACCTACGCAGGTTATTTAATTCGCGATCCTTAGATGCTAGTTGAGGCAATCCTGAGTATTAAACTGGGAGCGCGATCGGAGGGGGTAATCCTGAATACGATTCTTATACGGAAGTCCATCTTTCGAGCGCGTAGTTGTAATTGTAGACAAATAGCAATCCGTATCTTTCCCTTTATCCTTCATGCTCCATCCCGTTTCTTTATGACGCAAAAAAATGACACCCCTGCTTTGCTTCTGGCATTTTTGATTACAGCGGGACTGGTTGGCGGTGGATTTTGGTGGTTCACCCAAAGGTCTGGGATTGGCTTAAAATCGGGGCAAACGGGGCAAACCTCCGCTTCAGACGATTCAACTGCATCTAATCGTTCCAGCAACTCACCAACCCAGGGCACCGTTGAAGGCTTTGCTTCTGTTCAGAGTGTTCCATCTGGTTTATTCAACTACGGGGGTAGCACCTCCTGGGCACCGCTCCGGTTGGCCGTTGATCCAGCCATTCAGCAAGCCCGTCCAGAATTTCGCCTGCGCTATGTGGAACCGATCGGAAGTCCTCCTGGTTCAAGCACAGGGATTCGCATGCTGATTCGAGATGAATTGGCATTCGCCCAATCTTCTCGCCCCTTGTTAAATCAGGAATATCAGCAGGCAGAACAACGGGGCGTAAAGCTGAAGCAGATTCCTGTGGCGATCGATGGGCTGGCGGTAGCGGTTAACCCCAGTTTGAATATTCCAGGTTTAACGATCGCTCAGCTTCAGGGAATTTATCGGGGGCAGATCACCAATTGGAGCCAGGTGGGAGGTCCAGATCTAAAGGTTCAACCGTTTACCCGCCCAATCCAGGCAGGGGGAACGATCGAGCTATTCGTCGAGGAGATTTTGCAGGGGGGCGCATTTGGAGCCAATGTCCAGACGGTTTCGACGACGACGGAGGCATTACGCAAATTGGCTGCTAATCCTGGTGGAATTTATTTTGCGTCGGCACCAGAGGTTGTCCCCCAATGCACAATCAAACCCCTACCATTAGGACGGAGATCGGGGGAATATGTCCCTCCTTACCGAGAAACCCTGGTTGCCCCTTCCCAGTGTCCGGGGCAACGCAACCAGTTGAATGTCGAGGCTTTCCAGAGTGGGCAGTACCCGATCACCCGCAGTTTATACGTTGTTGTGAAACAAAATGGTCGGGTTGAAGAACAAGCGGGTGAGGCGTATGCCAATTTTTTGCTGACCAATCAGGGGCAGGAATTAATTGCCAGATCTGGGTTTGTCAAAATTCGCTAGGTATAGCAGGTGTTTGGTGTCAGGTGTCAGGTGGGCAGGGAATAACCTAAGGCGACTTTGACTCTTCGGAGTGTTTGATTGGCGATTTCGGATGCCTTCTGCCGTCCATCGTGCAGGACGGATTCCAGATATCCTGGTTCATCCATGATTTGCTTGTACTTGTCCTGGATGGGTTGGAGGTGGGCGATCGTTGTTTCCGTCAGCAGGGGTTTAAACTGGCCCCAGCCCATGTCCTGACATTCTGCGGCAACGTCCTGCTTTGACTTGCCCGACATCAGCATATACAGGGTCAGCAGGTTATTACATTCGGGACGTTCTGGGTCGCCGAAAACCAATCCCCGCACCGGATCGGTTTTGCACTTCTTAATTTTGTTCCGAATTACATCCGGTGGGTCTAGCAAATTAATTCGACTTAAATCCGATGGGTCAGACTTGGACATTTTCCTGGTGCCATCGGTCAGACTCATGATGCGAGCACCGTCTGTCGAAATCAGGGGAGCGGGGGATTTCAAAATCGGCTGGTTGGGCTTGCCATACTGGTGATTCAGGCGATCGACGATATCGCGGGTCAATTCAATATGCTGCTTCTGGTCCTCACCTACAGGCACTTTGTCTGCATCGTAAAGCAGAATGTCCGCTGCCATTAGCACCGGGTAGTCCAGCAGCCCCACGCCAACGTTCTCGCCCTGCTTCACGGCTTTTTCCTTAAACTGAATCATGTCGGTCAGCCAGTTGAGGGGAGTGATGCAGTTGAGCAACCAGGTGAGTTCGCTGTGAGCTGAAACGTGGGACTGGACGAAGATCGTAGAGCAATCCAAATCAATGCCACAGGCAAGGTAGAGGGCAGCGATCGCATGGGTATCAGCTGATAACGTAGCGGGATTATGGGGCACAGTAATGGCATGCAAATCCACAACACAAAAGAAATTGTCGTACTGGTGCTGCCCCTTAACCCAATTGCGGATGGCACCCAGATAGTTGCCCAGATGGAGATTGCCTGTTGGCTGGACTCCAGAAAGAACGCGTTGCTTAGCCATGATGTTCAGAGATGTTTGATGATCAATCCGTCGTTTGACGCCACTCGTTTCTTCAGCGATACTTTAGCTACACTTTAGAAGTGTAAAGATTAACGCGCCTACTGTAATAATTCTTCCTATTAATTATGACCCAATCCCTAAACCACGAGCAGACAGCCCAATTGCAAGTATGTCTTGATTTGGCGCATGACCCAAAACAGCACGCCGACGCGAGACAAACGTTTGCCCAACTGCAAAATAGCCTGGTTGATAAATCCGCAACCATAGAGTTGCTGGAAACCCTGTGGAATGAGGTGCTGGCAGCCCGCCGCTCAGCGGCGCTTTGGGAGCAAGCCAATAATCTTGAGAAGGAACTAACCAAACGCATGGCAGAACATCACGTCCAGTTGAATCAAAACTACCTGCGGTTGATTCAGGAGCAGTAGTGCAATCTTTGTAGGGGCAGGTTTGGTAGATAATTTGTGAATTCTACAGTCCTTTGGCAGAACCTGCCCCTACGTCACCGAAAAATTTAAAGCAGGCAATTGTTTAAGCCTCAAACCCTTCTGCGGCATTGTGGATCATAAATTCCATCGCTTCATTTTGAGAGCTACCAAATTTAATTTGTGCGCCCGACTTGAGGGGGACTTCCTGACGGTGGATTCGTTGCCAGGCATTTGCGTCCAAGCCTGGCTCCAGGAGCCATGTCCCGAAACGAGAAAAGTCTTCTAAAAAATAGGTGGTTTCGCCGCTGTTGTTTTGCTGTGTGTGACGATAGAAAATGACGGCGTGTTTGCGGGAAACCCCTGCCTGCTCCTCGTGAATCACCAGGTCATTTTCAATCCGATCGCGCCCAACCCGAATCAGCCCCCCCTGAATATGCCAAACTTTTGCGGTTTTGAGCGATCGCAAAGAAGCATTGGAGGTTTGCCTGCCCAGTTGTGTGATGGGACCGGGCATTTCAGTTGGGCTACCTTCAATGGGCTTTAGCAATTCGCCATCAAATTCAGGATGCATATAGAGGACGGGCAAGGTCCAGGCTTGCTGGTTAAACCGATAGAGTGTCAACAGATGCTGGCGAGCAACGGCGACGGCCTGATCGATCGGCAACCGTTCCGCCAGGGCTTTAGCAAATGCCTGAATAAAGCTGAAGGCTTCCTCATCCGTAATGGTGTCGCGCATTCCCAAAACAGCAGGAACACCGTGATGGATTAACACCTCTGCCAAACTACTGCGTGGGATCGCCTGCGAAGCCTGGGATTCTGTAACCCCAGCCCTCAGGGTGTGGTCAGGTTGGGCACCCCAGCAGGCATTAAACACCGCCAGTTTAACCTGACGACGAGTCAACACCTGCGCCAGTTCGGTGCCATTTAGGGTCATATCTGGACGCAAAAATAATAACCCCCCATCGGGAGCAGGCACCCCATGCCCGGAATAGAAAAAGACGTTATAGTTCTGCATTTCCAGGCTGTGGAGCAAGTCTGCTGGAGTCGGCTGAACCAGAGTATCTACCTGGCAGGGGGTGCCGGTTGTGCGCCCAATGCCTGTGCTTCCAGAGGTCTTCAAAACCCGCGCCAGTGCCTGCGCTTCTTGCTGAAGCTGAAGAATATGGAGCGCATCATAGCGGGAACTGGTGGTTGCCGTAGTGCTGCTTTCCTCAGCCGGGTCTGAATCCTGCCCCAATACCAGCAGGATTTTTAGCATATAGTCCGATCGCAGAGGCGGCAGCATATGGACATCACTGGTGGTGCGGCTAAACAAGAGTTGCTGGCTGAGGGAAATCGCTTGCTTACCCGCTGCATCCTGCATAATTTCCCAGGGCAACGCAATCAAATCTGGATCACGAATTTCCAGCCGCATCCGGAGGGGTTTTGTCTGCCCCATTGCAATTCCCTGGCTATGGTTGAGACTCCCCTGAATCGGTCCATCAAATAACCATTGCCAGAGACCAATCCCCAAATTCT from Kovacikia minuta CCNUW1 carries:
- a CDS encoding glycosyltransferase is translated as MRVALVHDCLQEYGDAERILRVLHRMYPDAPVYTAFIDRQELGSAIAHFKDWDIRPTWAQRLPAITHQHHRLRPLLPFFWESLNLSSFDLVISSSSNYLSKAVLTRPDTLHVSYCHTPPRYLWEPATHAPHRTWYDIWVDSSLRQYDFQAAQRVDRFVTTSEIVARRIKKFYRRPVEVIPPPVKVEAEGQIGNQYYLYVGPLTRSHQVDLVIEACHRLDRPLWIIGTGDDAERLQGIANPTTRFLKTVPEDEMAKIYADARALIFPRVDADFAFPPVEAMGHGIPVIASEQSGIREIVLNYRTGLLFPEPTVESLCQAITQFEGLRFFANACIQRAEEFAEPVFTSKLKWFIAQALDDHQAQGAAIE
- a CDS encoding universal stress protein, giving the protein MFQKILVALDDSPIGDHIFEEALSLAKTMNAALLLLHVLTPMEEGYPLPAIFPRTDSLYLGNEEAVMLFAQQWKDLEKSGLKLLQQLSDRALAAGVTAEFSQNTGDPGRVICKVATTWEADLIVVGRRGHSGLSELFLGSASNYVLHHAPCSVLALQGKLFESES
- a CDS encoding PstS family phosphate ABC transporter substrate-binding protein, whose protein sequence is MTQKNDTPALLLAFLITAGLVGGGFWWFTQRSGIGLKSGQTGQTSASDDSTASNRSSNSPTQGTVEGFASVQSVPSGLFNYGGSTSWAPLRLAVDPAIQQARPEFRLRYVEPIGSPPGSSTGIRMLIRDELAFAQSSRPLLNQEYQQAEQRGVKLKQIPVAIDGLAVAVNPSLNIPGLTIAQLQGIYRGQITNWSQVGGPDLKVQPFTRPIQAGGTIELFVEEILQGGAFGANVQTVSTTTEALRKLAANPGGIYFASAPEVVPQCTIKPLPLGRRSGEYVPPYRETLVAPSQCPGQRNQLNVEAFQSGQYPITRSLYVVVKQNGRVEEQAGEAYANFLLTNQGQELIARSGFVKIR
- the trpS gene encoding tryptophan--tRNA ligase, which codes for MAKQRVLSGVQPTGNLHLGNYLGAIRNWVKGQHQYDNFFCVVDLHAITVPHNPATLSADTHAIAALYLACGIDLDCSTIFVQSHVSAHSELTWLLNCITPLNWLTDMIQFKEKAVKQGENVGVGLLDYPVLMAADILLYDADKVPVGEDQKQHIELTRDIVDRLNHQYGKPNQPILKSPAPLISTDGARIMSLTDGTRKMSKSDPSDLSRINLLDPPDVIRNKIKKCKTDPVRGLVFGDPERPECNNLLTLYMLMSGKSKQDVAAECQDMGWGQFKPLLTETTIAHLQPIQDKYKQIMDEPGYLESVLHDGRQKASEIANQTLRRVKVALGYSLPT
- a CDS encoding CHAT domain-containing protein, with amino-acid sequence MSLSEIPCLSLAIAPLRTAGHFAVHVTKAPYPGGYVLHDCVWSDSLTQLWQGWQEMFSTRVLPSVPQVSQVDAPLVDPVLPIDPSLPSPDQPVSRAGRLMQNLGIGLWQWLFDGPIQGSLNHSQGIAMGQTKPLRMRLEIRDPDLIALPWEIMQDAAGKQAISLSQQLLFSRTTSDVHMLPPLRSDYMLKILLVLGQDSDPAEESSTTATTSSRYDALHILQLQQEAQALARVLKTSGSTGIGRTTGTPCQVDTLVQPTPADLLHSLEMQNYNVFFYSGHGVPAPDGGLLFLRPDMTLNGTELAQVLTRRQVKLAVFNACWGAQPDHTLRAGVTESQASQAIPRSSLAEVLIHHGVPAVLGMRDTITDEEAFSFIQAFAKALAERLPIDQAVAVARQHLLTLYRFNQQAWTLPVLYMHPEFDGELLKPIEGSPTEMPGPITQLGRQTSNASLRSLKTAKVWHIQGGLIRVGRDRIENDLVIHEEQAGVSRKHAVIFYRHTQQNNSGETTYFLEDFSRFGTWLLEPGLDANAWQRIHRQEVPLKSGAQIKFGSSQNEAMEFMIHNAAEGFEA